From one Solanum stenotomum isolate F172 chromosome 12, ASM1918654v1, whole genome shotgun sequence genomic stretch:
- the LOC125847153 gene encoding uncharacterized protein LOC125847153 produces MSKPVLSDQLARWYLSFQQFEIVYIPQKAVKGQTLANFLVDQPIPDDWELTDELPDEDAMLIEVQSPWKMYFDEAAHRGGASAGVVFITSQEDILPFYFTLKQCCSNNVVEYQALILGLEMAVNMKQLNLHVFGDSQLVINQLLGSYEVKKPELRHYHDYAQKLIGWLGDETLQHVRRMENKKADALAALVSTLTLPDQT; encoded by the coding sequence ATGTCGAAACCTGTCCTTAGTGACCAACTAGCAAGATGGTACCTCTCATTCCAACAGTTCGAGATCGTGTACATCCCTCAAAAAGCTGTGAAAGGACAAACATTGGCGAATTTCTTGGTAGACCAGCCGATACCGGATGATTGGGAGTTAACTGATGAGCTTCCTGATGAAGATGCGATGTTAATTGAAGTTCAATCTCCTTGGAAAATGTACTTTGATGAAGCTGCACATCGTGGCGGAGCTAGTGCTGGCGTAGTGTTCATCACTTCACAAGAAGATATCCTACCATTCTACTTTACTTTGAAGCAATGTTGCTCCAATAATGTCGTTGAATACCAAGCGTTGATACTTGGACTTGAAATGGCCGTTAACATGAAGCAATTAAACTTACATGTCTTTGGTGACTCTCAGTTGGTGATCAACCAACTCTTGGGAAGTTATGAGGTGAAGAAGCCCGAATTACGTCATTATCATGATTATGCTCAAAAGTTGATAGGATggcttggagatgaaacccttcAACATGTGCGTAGAATGGAGAATAAGAAAGCTGATGCATTGGCTGCTCTAGTTTCAACATTAACCCTTCCTGATCAGACGTAA